The genomic segment GCGAGGTAGACGTTGTGGGGCGCGACGCCCGGCGTGCTCTTGAACGAGCCCCGGCTGGCGTTGCCGGTGGACGTGGTCTTGCCGCGGGCGGCGGTGGCCGTGTTGTGCAGGAAGCAGCGGAGCACGCCGCCGTCGATCAGCACGGTACGGCGGGTCGGGACCCCCTCGCCGTCGAACGGGGCGGCGCCGGGGCCGTCCACCAGGCGGCCGTCGTCGACGAGCTGGAGGCCGGTCGCACCGACCCGCTCGCCCAGCTTGTCAGCGAACAGGCTGCGTTGCTTCTGCACCGCCTCGGCGGACAGGCCGGACAGCAGCACGCCGAGCAGGCTGGGGGCGACCTGGCGGTCGAACACGACCGGGACGGTCCGGGTCGGCGGCTTGACCGCGCCGAGCATGCGCACCGCCCGCCTGGCCGCCTCCTCGGCCACCGGGCCAGGGTCGAGGTCGTCGAGGGCGCGCCTGGCGTCGACGCCGTAGCCGACCTGGCTCTGGCCGCCCTCGGTGGCCAGGGCGACCGAGTAGCAGTAGGCGTGGGTGACTGCGTAAGAGCCGAGCACCCCGGTCGAGGAGGCGATGGCCACCTGGCCGACCGCGTCGCCGTACCCGGCCGACTCGACCTGCGAGACCCGCGGGTCCGCGGCCCGGGTGCGCGCCTCCAGGTCGAGGGCGAGGGCGACCTTGCGCTCGGGGGTCGTCTCGGCATGCCTCACGTCGAAGATGCCGTCGAGGCGCTCGTAGGTATCGGCCCCGGGCAGCACGTTGCCCGGGTCCTCGCCGGACACCTCGAGGTTGGCCCGCGCGTCGTCCAGGCACTCGCGCAGGCCCCGGTCCGACAGGTCGGCGGTGTAGGCGTAGCCGAGCCGGCCCGCCCGCACCACCCGCACCCCGACGCCGTTGGACGAGGCCGAGGTGAGCCGCTCGACCTCGCCCTGGTAGGCGGACACGCTCGTCTCGGTCACCTGCTCGGCGTACGCCTCGACGCCCTCGTCGCCCTGGGCCTCCCCGGCCAACCGCTCGACGACGCGCTCCAGCTCGACCGTCATGCCGACCCTCCTGTCCCGCCGACCGTCATCTGCGCGATGCGCAGGGTCGGGGCGCCGTTGCCGA from the Actinomycetes bacterium genome contains:
- a CDS encoding TldD/PmbA family protein, with the translated sequence MTVELERVVERLAGEAQGDEGVEAYAEQVTETSVSAYQGEVERLTSASSNGVGVRVVRAGRLGYAYTADLSDRGLRECLDDARANLEVSGEDPGNVLPGADTYERLDGIFDVRHAETTPERKVALALDLEARTRAADPRVSQVESAGYGDAVGQVAIASSTGVLGSYAVTHAYCYSVALATEGGQSQVGYGVDARRALDDLDPGPVAEEAARRAVRMLGAVKPPTRTVPVVFDRQVAPSLLGVLLSGLSAEAVQKQRSLFADKLGERVGATGLQLVDDGRLVDGPGAAPFDGEGVPTRRTVLIDGGVLRCFLHNTATAARGKTTSTGNASRGSFKSTPGVAPHNVYLAPGDADQAGLLARAGEGLLVQDVSGVHSGANPVTGDFSVGVSGLLFRDGELAEPVREATVAAHLLDILKGIVAVGSDLRFTTGSIGGASLLVGQMTVAGA